Proteins encoded by one window of Maliibacterium massiliense:
- a CDS encoding UvrD-helicase domain-containing protein, whose protein sequence is MLIADLHIHSKYSRATSSQSVPAHLDLWARRKGIDVVGTGDFTHPAWRALLKEQLVPAEQGLYTLQSALRLLDGAATDDALPRFMVTGEISSIYKRGGRVRKVHSLILLPSLEAADILAQKLEAIGNIHSDGRPILGLDARDLLEITLEACPEAVFIPAHIWTPHFSLFGAFSGFDTIEECFGDLRGHIHALETGLSSDPPMNARLSALDGYTLVSNSDAHSPAKLGREANLLACGLSYPDIARAIQTGRAGGFAGTIEFFPEEGKYHLDGHRNCDVCLTPAETIACGGRCPVCGKKLTVGVLHRVEALADRPEGFVRPDALPFESLVPLGEVIAASTGAAAAGKKVAQQYEAMLRALGAEFHILRQAPQEDIARVAGPCVAEGIRRLRLGQVQRSAGFDGRYGTIGLLGQEEIDALQGQLSLLADIAPAPKKARAKRAPSPAKDAAQEVAPSVCAPEARALLEGLNEAQRAAVTASAGTVAIIAGPGTGKTGTLVARIAYLVEQCGVKPSHITAVTFTNKAAGEMRARLEQHFANKRTVRAMTIGTFHAICLEQLQAQRGPVRLLDPFEAEELAQRTVRALDLDCSARTLLAAVSQKKSGVAPQYALSNEAFAHYNALVRAQGRLDFDDLLCEARDLWTGDAGKALRRKRPCTHLLVDEFQDINALQYQLVQSWRAPEGRLFVIGDPDQSIYGFRGSDAQCFARLAQDAPDLCTIRLVENYRSTPQVLACALPIIAHNGGQARTLVAQRPDGMPVRLLRAPTELSEGIFLAKEINRMVGGIDMLDAEAYAGRIEDAPQRGFSDICVLYRTHRQAALLEKCLRKESIPYVVAGRDDCLADPSVRATLCFFRFLLDGQDTASLTYCLKTLGKVPADLAARCAAAWQDAPQGAPTPDQIDARCAAADAWSPLSPWTRRLRAYAAHVGRDRPRALLEAWADEMALGEHEPFTRLLHMAVFHKDMASFLQTLTLGQERDVERSALPAYAAGAVTLMTLHAAKGLEFPVVFLCGVRKGCIPLESARHAVDISEERRLFYVGMTRARDELVLLSGPEPSAFLEALPQRGVVRGNVAPHHPGPEGAQMRLF, encoded by the coding sequence ATGTTGATCGCTGATTTACATATCCACTCCAAATATTCCCGCGCCACGAGCAGCCAGAGCGTGCCCGCGCATTTGGATCTATGGGCGCGGCGCAAGGGCATCGACGTGGTGGGCACGGGCGACTTTACCCATCCGGCCTGGCGCGCGCTGCTCAAAGAGCAGCTCGTTCCCGCGGAGCAGGGGCTCTACACCCTGCAGAGCGCATTGCGCCTGCTCGATGGCGCCGCCACGGACGATGCGCTGCCCCGTTTTATGGTCACGGGCGAGATCAGCTCCATCTACAAAAGGGGCGGACGCGTGCGCAAAGTGCATAGCCTGATTCTTCTGCCCAGCCTGGAGGCGGCTGACATTCTCGCGCAAAAGCTGGAGGCCATCGGCAACATCCATTCCGACGGCCGTCCCATTTTGGGATTGGACGCTCGAGACCTGCTTGAGATCACCCTGGAGGCCTGCCCCGAGGCGGTGTTCATCCCCGCCCACATCTGGACGCCTCACTTTTCCCTGTTCGGCGCTTTTTCGGGGTTCGACACCATCGAGGAATGCTTTGGGGACCTGCGTGGCCACATCCACGCGCTGGAGACGGGGCTTTCCTCCGACCCGCCTATGAACGCCCGCCTCTCGGCGCTGGACGGCTACACGCTCGTCTCCAACTCCGACGCGCATTCCCCCGCCAAGCTGGGGCGCGAGGCCAATCTGCTTGCGTGCGGTCTTTCCTATCCGGACATTGCCCGCGCCATCCAGACGGGTCGCGCGGGCGGGTTTGCCGGCACCATCGAGTTCTTTCCCGAGGAAGGCAAGTACCATTTGGACGGCCACCGCAACTGCGACGTGTGCCTGACGCCCGCCGAGACCATCGCCTGTGGCGGGCGCTGCCCGGTCTGCGGCAAAAAACTGACGGTGGGCGTGCTGCACCGCGTGGAGGCGCTGGCTGACCGTCCGGAGGGCTTTGTGCGGCCCGACGCCCTGCCCTTTGAAAGCCTGGTGCCCCTGGGCGAGGTAATCGCCGCCTCCACGGGCGCGGCGGCCGCGGGCAAAAAGGTGGCGCAGCAGTATGAAGCGATGCTGCGCGCGCTGGGGGCGGAATTCCACATCCTGCGCCAGGCGCCGCAGGAGGACATCGCGCGCGTGGCCGGCCCCTGCGTGGCGGAGGGTATCCGTCGCCTGCGCCTGGGCCAGGTCCAGCGCAGCGCGGGGTTTGACGGCCGCTACGGCACCATCGGTCTGCTCGGACAAGAGGAAATCGATGCTTTGCAGGGGCAGCTCAGCCTGCTTGCGGATATTGCGCCCGCGCCGAAAAAGGCCCGTGCAAAGCGTGCGCCCTCCCCCGCCAAGGACGCGGCACAGGAGGTAGCCCCCTCTGTCTGTGCGCCCGAAGCGCGCGCACTGCTGGAGGGGCTCAACGAGGCGCAGCGCGCCGCCGTCACCGCCAGCGCCGGCACGGTGGCCATCATCGCCGGCCCCGGAACAGGCAAGACCGGTACGCTGGTGGCTCGCATCGCCTATCTGGTGGAGCAATGCGGCGTCAAGCCGTCTCACATTACCGCGGTGACATTCACCAACAAGGCGGCCGGCGAGATGCGCGCGCGCCTGGAGCAGCACTTTGCAAACAAGCGCACCGTGCGCGCCATGACCATCGGCACCTTCCACGCCATCTGCCTGGAGCAGCTGCAGGCGCAGCGCGGGCCCGTGCGCCTGCTTGACCCCTTTGAAGCGGAGGAACTGGCTCAAAGGACCGTGCGCGCGCTTGATCTGGACTGTTCGGCACGCACCCTGCTTGCCGCAGTTAGCCAAAAAAAGAGCGGCGTCGCGCCGCAATATGCCCTCTCAAACGAGGCCTTCGCGCACTATAACGCGCTGGTACGCGCGCAGGGGCGGCTGGATTTTGACGACCTACTGTGCGAGGCGCGGGACCTCTGGACGGGCGATGCGGGCAAGGCGCTGCGGCGCAAGCGTCCCTGCACGCATCTGTTGGTGGACGAGTTTCAGGACATCAACGCGCTGCAGTACCAGCTGGTACAGTCGTGGCGCGCACCTGAAGGCCGCCTGTTCGTCATCGGCGATCCCGATCAGTCCATCTACGGCTTCCGCGGCTCGGACGCGCAGTGCTTTGCGCGCCTGGCGCAGGACGCGCCCGATCTTTGCACCATCCGCCTGGTGGAAAACTACCGCTCCACGCCCCAGGTGCTGGCCTGCGCCCTGCCCATCATCGCGCATAACGGCGGACAGGCGCGCACGCTCGTCGCCCAGCGGCCGGATGGTATGCCCGTGCGCCTGCTGCGCGCGCCCACCGAGCTTTCCGAGGGCATCTTCCTCGCCAAGGAGATCAACCGCATGGTTGGGGGCATCGATATGCTCGACGCCGAGGCGTACGCAGGCCGCATCGAGGATGCGCCGCAGCGGGGTTTTTCGGATATTTGCGTGCTGTACCGCACCCACCGCCAGGCGGCGCTGCTGGAAAAATGCCTGCGCAAAGAGAGTATTCCCTATGTGGTGGCGGGCCGGGACGACTGTTTGGCCGACCCCAGCGTGCGGGCCACGCTGTGCTTTTTCCGTTTTTTGCTCGACGGGCAGGACACTGCCTCTCTCACCTATTGCCTCAAGACGCTGGGCAAGGTGCCGGCCGATCTCGCGGCGCGCTGCGCGGCTGCCTGGCAGGACGCACCCCAGGGCGCGCCCACGCCCGACCAGATCGATGCGCGCTGCGCCGCTGCGGATGCCTGGAGCCCCCTTTCGCCATGGACGCGCAGGCTGCGGGCTTACGCAGCGCACGTGGGCAGGGACAGGCCCCGCGCGCTGCTGGAGGCCTGGGCGGACGAGATGGCACTGGGCGAACACGAGCCCTTTACGCGCCTGCTGCACATGGCGGTTTTCCATAAGGACATGGCCTCGTTTCTACAGACCCTCACGCTGGGCCAGGAGCGCGATGTGGAGCGCAGCGCCCTGCCTGCCTACGCTGCCGGCGCGGTGACGCTGATGACCCTGCACGCCGCCAAGGGGCTAGAATTTCCCGTGGTATTCCTCTGCGGTGTGCGCAAGGGATGCATCCCGCTGGAGAGCGCGCGCCACGCCGTCGATATCAGCGAGGAGCGACGGCTGTTTTACGTGGGCATGACCCGCGCGCGCGACGAGCTGGTGCTGCTCAGCGGTCCGGAGCCCTCCGCATTTCTGGAGGCCCTGCCCCAAAGGGGGGTGGTGCGGGGCAATGTCGCGCCCCATCACCCGGGCCCAGAGGGCGCGCAGATGCGGCTCTTTTAA
- a CDS encoding DsrE family protein, producing MKVLYHVDERERWGMLLGNVANMLAYAKEQGTPFAIEVVANGPAVQDLVAQQSALEDRLAQICAQARICACNNALGMFGIAPETLYSFVRVVPAGVVEIAARQQEGYAYIKP from the coding sequence ATGAAGGTGCTCTATCATGTGGACGAGCGGGAACGCTGGGGCATGCTGCTGGGCAATGTCGCCAACATGCTGGCGTACGCAAAGGAGCAGGGCACGCCCTTTGCGATCGAGGTGGTGGCAAACGGCCCCGCGGTGCAGGATCTGGTGGCGCAACAAAGCGCGCTGGAGGATCGACTTGCGCAGATCTGCGCGCAGGCGCGCATCTGCGCGTGCAACAACGCCCTTGGCATGTTCGGCATCGCGCCCGAAACCCTCTATTCCTTTGTGCGCGTAGTGCCCGCGGGCGTGGTGGAGATCGCCGCGCGCCAGCAGGAGGGCTACGCGTACATCAAGCCGTAG
- a CDS encoding CDP-alcohol phosphatidyltransferase family protein yields the protein MSEKKPNIWDNVWTVPNILSMIRLLLIPLAVYFFYLDWPMAALGVYVFASATDLVDGYIARHYNQISPLGKLLDPLADKLMLITVLWCLGARGDTPMWVAYVVIIKELAMIVGGGFMYKKLDTVVYANWLGKGATATFTVAVILSFFHDMVAPVDTVLMYVALGVSIVAMLFYAYSNLYRGIRGKSRDQH from the coding sequence ATGTCTGAGAAGAAACCCAATATTTGGGACAACGTATGGACCGTTCCCAATATATTATCGATGATCCGTCTGCTGCTGATCCCCCTGGCGGTGTATTTCTTTTATCTGGACTGGCCTATGGCGGCGCTGGGCGTCTACGTATTTGCCAGCGCAACGGATCTGGTGGATGGGTATATCGCGCGGCATTACAACCAGATCAGCCCCCTGGGCAAGCTGCTTGACCCGCTGGCGGATAAGCTGATGCTCATCACGGTGCTGTGGTGCCTGGGCGCGCGCGGCGATACGCCGATGTGGGTGGCGTATGTGGTCATCATCAAGGAGCTGGCGATGATCGTAGGCGGCGGCTTTATGTACAAAAAGCTGGATACCGTGGTCTACGCCAACTGGTTGGGCAAGGGCGCGACGGCGACCTTTACCGTGGCGGTGATTTTAAGTTTTTTTCACGATATGGTCGCACCTGTCGATACGGTGCTGATGTACGTGGCGTTGGGCGTCTCCATCGTGGCAATGCTTTTTTATGCCTACAGCAACCTGTACCGCGGCATCCGCGGCAAATCCAGGGATCAGCATTGA
- a CDS encoding valine--tRNA ligase, translating to MDMLEKVYNPRDVEDRLYHTWEKKGYFHAAPDPQKKPFSIVIPPPNITGQLHMGHALDEMMQDVLTRFKRMQGYCTLWLPGTDHASIATEVKIVNQMAEEGLTKNDVGRAGFLERAWAWRDQYGGRIVGQLKKLGASCDWQRERFTMDEGCNKAVNEVFVRLYEKGLIYQGNRIINWCPHCKTALSDAEVEYKEEASHLWHIRYPVVDGEGYIVVATTRPETMLGDMAVAVHPEDARYSHLIGKKVHLPLTNRDIPIVADAYVEREFGTGAVKITPAHDPNDFEVAQRHDLAVMRVMNDDGTMNDLAGAYAGLDRYDARARIVQDLQQMGVMDKIEDYTHNVGHCYRCDTTVESIISKQWFVSMKPLAAPAIEAVRSGEIRFVPERFAKTYYNWMENIRDWCISRQLWWGHRIPAWYCAECGEVIVAKEAPGVCPKCGSTRLAQDEDVLDTWFSSALWPFSTMGWPEKTADLDYFYPTDVLVTGYDIIFFWVARMIFSGLEHTGKRPFHTVLVHGLVRDAQGRKMSKSLGNGIDPLEVIDKYGADALRFSLAIGNAPGNDMRFYWEKVESSRNFANKMWNAARFVLMNLDGAPASLDAVELDIADQWILHRLDSVIESVTEHLEHYELGLAAQSAYDFAWDEFCDWYIEMAKPRLYGEDEAGKQSARAVLLAVLADILKLLHPFMPFLTEEIYQHLPGMDQESIMIAAWPRVRGGFDQARAQAMGQAMELIRAVRNVRAEMGVAPSRRTTLAVRPAAIWQQLLPETQVYIQRLAYATEVRWLAPQDAEPANAVTAVSSGAQGYMPLGELVDVDKELQRLARELEKAQGEIARSQGKLANEKFVAKAPQKVVQEERDKLTQAEETLRAVRERIENLSALKG from the coding sequence ATGGATATGCTCGAGAAAGTGTACAACCCGCGCGACGTGGAGGACAGGCTCTATCACACCTGGGAAAAGAAGGGCTACTTCCACGCAGCGCCCGATCCACAGAAGAAGCCGTTTTCCATCGTCATCCCGCCCCCTAATATCACGGGGCAGCTGCACATGGGCCATGCGCTCGACGAGATGATGCAGGACGTGCTTACCCGCTTTAAGCGCATGCAGGGCTACTGCACGCTGTGGCTGCCGGGCACCGACCATGCCAGCATCGCCACCGAGGTAAAGATCGTAAACCAGATGGCCGAGGAGGGTCTGACGAAAAACGACGTGGGCCGCGCGGGCTTTTTGGAGCGCGCCTGGGCGTGGCGCGACCAGTACGGCGGCCGCATCGTGGGCCAGCTGAAAAAACTGGGCGCCTCCTGCGACTGGCAGCGCGAGCGCTTCACCATGGACGAGGGCTGCAACAAGGCGGTCAACGAGGTGTTTGTGCGCCTCTACGAAAAGGGGCTGATCTACCAGGGCAACCGCATCATCAACTGGTGCCCGCACTGCAAAACCGCCCTTTCCGACGCGGAGGTGGAGTATAAAGAGGAAGCGTCGCACCTGTGGCACATCCGTTACCCGGTGGTGGATGGCGAGGGCTACATCGTGGTGGCGACCACCCGCCCCGAGACCATGCTGGGCGATATGGCGGTGGCCGTGCATCCAGAGGACGCGCGTTATAGCCACCTGATCGGCAAAAAGGTGCATCTGCCGCTGACAAATCGGGATATCCCCATCGTGGCGGATGCATACGTGGAGCGGGAGTTCGGCACCGGCGCGGTGAAGATCACCCCCGCGCACGACCCCAATGACTTTGAGGTGGCCCAGCGGCACGATCTTGCCGTGATGCGCGTGATGAACGACGACGGCACCATGAACGATCTGGCCGGCGCTTACGCGGGGCTGGACCGCTACGATGCCCGCGCGCGTATCGTGCAGGATCTCCAGCAGATGGGCGTGATGGATAAGATCGAGGATTATACGCACAACGTGGGGCACTGCTACCGCTGTGATACCACGGTGGAATCCATCATCTCCAAACAGTGGTTCGTCTCTATGAAGCCGCTGGCCGCGCCCGCCATCGAGGCGGTGCGCAGCGGTGAGATCCGCTTTGTGCCCGAGCGCTTTGCAAAGACGTACTACAACTGGATGGAGAACATCCGCGATTGGTGCATCTCCCGCCAGCTGTGGTGGGGGCACCGCATCCCCGCATGGTACTGCGCCGAATGCGGCGAGGTGATCGTGGCCAAAGAGGCGCCGGGCGTCTGCCCCAAATGCGGCAGCACGCGCCTTGCGCAGGATGAGGACGTGCTCGACACGTGGTTTTCCTCGGCCCTGTGGCCCTTCTCCACGATGGGCTGGCCGGAAAAGACCGCGGATCTGGATTACTTCTATCCTACGGACGTGCTTGTCACCGGCTACGACATCATCTTCTTCTGGGTGGCGCGCATGATCTTCTCCGGCCTGGAGCACACGGGCAAGCGCCCCTTCCACACCGTGCTGGTGCATGGCCTGGTGCGCGATGCGCAGGGGCGCAAGATGTCCAAGTCTCTGGGCAACGGCATTGATCCGCTGGAGGTGATCGACAAGTACGGCGCGGACGCGCTGCGCTTCTCGCTTGCCATCGGCAACGCGCCGGGCAACGACATGCGCTTTTACTGGGAAAAGGTGGAGTCCAGCCGCAACTTTGCCAACAAGATGTGGAACGCTGCGCGCTTTGTGCTGATGAACTTGGATGGTGCGCCGGCCTCCCTGGACGCGGTCGAGCTGGATATCGCGGACCAGTGGATCCTGCACCGCTTGGATAGCGTGATCGAATCGGTCACCGAACACCTGGAGCACTACGAGCTGGGCCTTGCTGCCCAGAGCGCCTACGACTTTGCGTGGGACGAGTTCTGCGACTGGTACATCGAGATGGCCAAGCCCCGCCTCTACGGCGAGGACGAGGCGGGCAAACAGAGCGCCCGCGCAGTGCTGCTGGCGGTGCTCGCGGATATCCTGAAGCTGCTGCACCCCTTCATGCCCTTTTTAACGGAGGAAATCTACCAGCATCTGCCCGGCATGGATCAAGAGAGCATCATGATCGCCGCCTGGCCGCGCGTGCGCGGCGGGTTTGACCAGGCGCGCGCCCAGGCGATGGGCCAGGCCATGGAGCTGATCCGCGCCGTACGCAACGTGCGCGCTGAGATGGGCGTGGCGCCCTCGCGCCGCACCACGCTGGCGGTGCGCCCCGCCGCTATCTGGCAGCAGCTGCTGCCCGAGACGCAGGTGTACATCCAGCGCCTGGCCTACGCCACAGAGGTGCGCTGGCTCGCGCCGCAGGACGCCGAGCCCGCAAACGCGGTCACGGCCGTGTCCTCCGGCGCGCAGGGGTACATGCCGCTGGGCGAGCTGGTGGATGTAGACAAGGAGCTGCAGCGCCTGGCCAGGGAGCTGGAGAAGGCGCAGGGCGAAATCGCGCGCAGCCAGGGCAAGCTTGCCAACGAGAAGTTTGTCGCCAAAGCGCCGCAGAAAGTGGTGCAGGAGGAGCGCGATAAGCTCACGCAGGCAGAGGAAACCCTTCGGGCGGTGCGCGAGCGCATCGAGAACCTCTCCGCGCTCAAGGGGTAA
- a CDS encoding folylpolyglutamate synthase/dihydrofolate synthase family protein yields the protein MNNTMTYDAALAFIHTCKMRGGHKDGLAGMRRLLARLGNPERAFPSVHVAGTNGKGSVCCYAASALSACGYRVGLYTSPYLEVFNERVRVQGESIPNGELARLTGIVRDACAALVDAGHPHPSEFEVVTAIGFLYMQACKVDIAVVEVGLGGRLDPTNVLAPEVCAITAIGMDHMQYLGDTVEKIAGEKAGIIKRDTPVVLGAQRHGAAHDVLVRAAANQNAPLWDTAQGVYGNAVLSMRGTRFDYALRGHALRGVQLGMVGSYQVENAACALGVLWALTEKGWRIDADAVRAGLGKARWPGRLEWLDTPVPTLLDGAHNADGARQLCAYLEAFLAVKRVALVCAVMQDKAYEAMVDMLAPRAARAYCACVMPPRGLPADTLAARFAAHGCPAQACASVREALARAQRADVDALVVCGSLYLVGEARTLLRRMFS from the coding sequence ATGAACAATACAATGACATACGATGCGGCGCTTGCCTTTATCCACACCTGTAAGATGCGTGGAGGCCACAAGGACGGCCTTGCGGGCATGCGCCGGCTGCTGGCGCGCTTGGGCAACCCTGAGCGCGCTTTTCCCAGCGTGCACGTGGCGGGCACCAACGGCAAGGGATCGGTGTGTTGCTACGCAGCATCGGCGCTTTCCGCCTGCGGCTACAGGGTGGGGCTCTACACCTCCCCCTATCTGGAGGTGTTCAACGAGCGCGTGCGCGTGCAGGGGGAAAGTATACCGAACGGGGAGCTGGCTCGCCTGACGGGCATCGTGCGGGACGCGTGCGCCGCACTGGTAGACGCGGGGCATCCACACCCCTCGGAGTTTGAGGTGGTCACCGCCATCGGCTTTCTCTACATGCAGGCATGCAAAGTGGATATCGCCGTGGTGGAGGTGGGCCTGGGAGGCCGCTTGGACCCCACCAACGTGCTCGCGCCCGAGGTGTGCGCCATCACTGCCATCGGCATGGACCACATGCAGTACCTGGGCGACACCGTGGAAAAAATCGCGGGGGAAAAGGCGGGCATCATCAAGCGGGATACGCCTGTGGTGCTGGGCGCGCAGCGCCATGGCGCCGCGCATGACGTGCTGGTCAGGGCCGCCGCGAATCAAAATGCGCCCCTGTGGGATACCGCGCAAGGGGTATACGGGAACGCGGTGCTGAGCATGCGCGGCACGCGCTTTGATTACGCCCTGCGGGGCCATGCGCTGCGCGGCGTGCAGCTGGGCATGGTGGGAAGTTACCAGGTGGAAAACGCCGCCTGCGCGCTGGGCGTGCTGTGGGCGCTGACGGAAAAGGGCTGGCGCATCGATGCGGACGCCGTGCGCGCAGGGCTTGGAAAGGCGCGCTGGCCGGGACGGCTGGAGTGGCTGGATACGCCCGTGCCCACGCTGCTTGACGGCGCGCACAATGCCGATGGCGCGCGGCAGCTGTGCGCATATTTAGAGGCGTTTTTAGCGGTCAAACGCGTGGCGCTGGTGTGCGCGGTGATGCAGGACAAGGCGTACGAAGCGATGGTGGATATGCTCGCCCCGCGCGCAGCGCGGGCCTATTGCGCGTGTGTGATGCCCCCGCGCGGCCTGCCTGCCGATACGCTCGCCGCGCGTTTTGCTGCCCACGGTTGTCCGGCGCAGGCCTGCGCAAGCGTGCGGGAGGCGCTTGCGCGCGCCCAGCGCGCGGATGTGGACGCGCTCGTGGTGTGCGGCTCGCTCTACCTGGTGGGGGAAGCGCGCACGCTGCTGCGGCGGATGTTTTCCTGA
- a CDS encoding PadR family transcriptional regulator, translating into MQVQEDIASSLELELRRGTIVLCVLSQLDAPRYGYALVQCLQAQGMPVEAGTLYPLLRRLEKQGMLRSQWETAGAKPRKYYCLTEQGRTLYAALLDAWASLNDSIALLTGGKGSKT; encoded by the coding sequence ATGCAGGTGCAGGAAGATATTGCCTCGAGCCTGGAGCTGGAGCTGCGCCGCGGCACCATTGTGCTGTGCGTGCTCAGCCAGCTGGACGCGCCACGCTACGGCTACGCGCTGGTGCAGTGCCTGCAGGCGCAGGGCATGCCAGTGGAGGCGGGTACGCTCTATCCCCTACTGCGGCGGCTGGAGAAACAGGGCATGCTGCGCAGCCAGTGGGAGACAGCGGGCGCCAAGCCGCGCAAATACTATTGTCTAACCGAGCAGGGGCGCACGCTCTACGCCGCGCTGCTGGATGCCTGGGCATCGCTCAACGACAGCATTGCGCTTTTGACGGGCGGGAAAGGAAGCAAGACATGA
- a CDS encoding DUF4364 family protein, translating into MSAIVTEQKLLLLYFMDRCGTPLSSDQLTRHMLEQHWADYFQLQQMLLELGEARLVTRAEAFPRLYHLTDAGKETLALFNTQVPRYLKNQVNAFVRAHGQELAHETQVHAEYERIGSDEVMVTLENYEAEKLLFGLRVSVVSSEQAKLLCARFKQRSDEVYASVMQVLTRGED; encoded by the coding sequence TTGTCAGCGATTGTGACGGAGCAAAAGCTCCTGCTTCTCTATTTTATGGATCGGTGCGGCACGCCGCTTTCCAGCGACCAGCTCACGCGCCACATGCTGGAGCAGCACTGGGCGGACTACTTCCAGCTGCAGCAGATGCTGTTGGAGCTGGGCGAGGCGCGCCTGGTGACGCGCGCGGAGGCCTTCCCCCGCCTGTATCATCTCACCGATGCGGGCAAAGAGACGCTCGCGCTGTTCAATACCCAGGTGCCCCGCTATCTCAAAAACCAGGTAAACGCCTTTGTGCGCGCGCACGGACAGGAGCTTGCCCACGAGACGCAGGTGCACGCCGAATATGAACGCATCGGCAGCGACGAGGTGATGGTGACGCTGGAAAACTACGAGGCGGAAAAGCTGCTTTTCGGGCTGCGCGTCAGCGTGGTCTCCAGCGAACAGGCAAAGCTGCTGTGCGCCCGCTTTAAGCAGCGCAGCGACGAGGTGTACGCATCGGTGATGCAGGTGCTTACGCGCGGGGAGGATTGA
- a CDS encoding NAD-dependent protein deacylase produces MNEQIQALQRMVDASRHIVFFGGAGVSTESGIPDFRSVDGLYHQQFAYPPEEILSHDFYLQHPEAFFAFYRAKMVAPNAQPNAAHRKLAQMERAGKLDCVITQNIDGLHQMAGSRRVLELHGSVQRNHCMRCGRAYGIADVLRAQHVPRCSCGGVIKPDVVLYGEYLDDGVLAAARRAVRQADLLMVGGTSLEVQPAAGLVCDYRGERLVLINKSATRMDALARLHIMDAIGVVLGQLRID; encoded by the coding sequence ATGAACGAGCAGATCCAGGCGCTGCAGCGCATGGTGGATGCGAGCCGGCATATTGTGTTCTTCGGCGGCGCGGGGGTATCCACTGAGAGCGGCATACCGGATTTTCGCAGTGTGGACGGGCTTTATCACCAGCAGTTCGCATATCCGCCGGAGGAAATCCTGAGCCATGATTTCTATCTGCAGCATCCGGAGGCATTTTTTGCGTTTTACCGCGCAAAAATGGTCGCGCCCAACGCGCAGCCCAACGCGGCCCACCGCAAACTTGCGCAGATGGAGCGCGCGGGCAAGCTGGACTGCGTGATCACCCAGAACATCGACGGGCTGCACCAGATGGCGGGCAGCCGCCGCGTGCTGGAGCTACACGGCAGCGTGCAGCGCAACCACTGCATGCGCTGCGGCAGGGCCTACGGCATCGCGGACGTGCTGCGCGCGCAGCACGTTCCCCGCTGCAGCTGTGGCGGCGTGATCAAGCCGGACGTGGTGCTCTACGGCGAGTACCTAGACGACGGCGTGCTGGCTGCGGCCAGGCGGGCCGTGCGCCAGGCGGATTTGCTGATGGTAGGCGGCACATCGCTGGAGGTGCAGCCCGCAGCGGGCCTGGTGTGCGATTACCGCGGGGAGCGGCTGGTGCTGATCAACAAATCCGCCACGCGCATGGACGCGCTGGCGCGCCTGCACATCATGGATGCCATCGGCGTGGTGCTGGGCCAGCTGCGTATCGATTGA
- a CDS encoding 3-keto-5-aminohexanoate cleavage protein, translated as MRKIVLSVAPICAASTRVIPQEVAAEVDACHSAGASMVHLHVRNRQGALTPALEDFAETIADIRSRGDIVIQASTGGVSQMSIQQRCAPLALDAVETVSLNVGSVNLGEAVYQNPAADVRWCVDAIRSARKFPEVEVFELGMIESICQLHRARPIAGKLLLNIVLGHAGAAPGTVQALCAMQGFLPQEAIWGVTHAGRQGFDVLACAVAMGACLVRIGFEDSPYLDAGVKADGNAQIVARMAQIIRAMGHEVATPAEARAIFGIA; from the coding sequence ATGCGAAAGATTGTTTTATCCGTGGCCCCCATTTGCGCAGCAAGCACGCGGGTAATCCCGCAGGAGGTCGCCGCCGAGGTGGATGCGTGCCACAGCGCGGGGGCGTCCATGGTGCATCTGCATGTGCGCAACCGGCAGGGCGCGCTCACGCCCGCGCTGGAAGACTTTGCCGAGACCATCGCGGATATCCGGTCGCGGGGGGATATCGTCATCCAGGCCTCCACGGGCGGGGTATCCCAGATGAGCATCCAGCAGCGCTGCGCACCCTTGGCGCTCGATGCGGTAGAGACGGTGTCGCTCAACGTGGGATCGGTCAACCTGGGCGAGGCGGTCTACCAAAACCCCGCCGCGGACGTGCGCTGGTGCGTGGACGCCATCCGCAGCGCGCGCAAGTTCCCCGAGGTAGAGGTCTTTGAGCTGGGTATGATCGAGAGTATCTGCCAGCTGCACCGCGCGCGGCCCATCGCGGGCAAACTGCTGCTCAACATCGTGCTGGGGCACGCGGGCGCCGCCCCGGGCACCGTCCAGGCGCTGTGCGCCATGCAGGGATTTCTGCCCCAAGAGGCGATCTGGGGCGTCACGCATGCGGGCCGCCAGGGCTTTGACGTGCTTGCATGCGCAGTGGCGATGGGGGCGTGCTTGGTGCGCATCGGCTTTGAGGACAGCCCCTATCTGGACGCGGGCGTCAAGGCGGACGGCAACGCGCAGATCGTGGCGCGTATGGCCCAGATCATCCGCGCCATGGGGCACGAAGTAGCCACGCCCGCAGAGGCGCGTGCGATCTTCGGCATCGCGTAA